The genome window ACCTGTCGGGTCTCAGAGGAGAGTGCTACTTCCAGCCCGCCAAACAAGGAGCACCAGATGACGAGCAACGCAGGTGAAGGCGGCCGCATCCTGGGCAGCTTGGGATCAGCCGACGGAAAGGGCATCGTGCGCATGGAAGACCGCTTCGACGCCGGTGTCGACGAGGTGTGGTCGGCACTCACCGATCCGTCGCGTCTGGTCCGCTGGTATGGCGAGGTCGAGGGCGACCTGCGCCGCGGCGGTGAGTACCGCGCACGCCTTTTCGCGAGCGGATGGGAAGGCACCGGGCGCGTGGAAGCGTGCGAGCCGCCGCAGCGGCTGCTGGTGCGCATCAGGGACGCGGACGAACCCGACGAGAATGTCATCGAGGTCACGCTGACCGCCGATGGAGACCAGACCACCGTCGTCTGGGAAGAACGGGGAATGCCACTGGACCTGCTCTCCGCTTACGGGGCCGGAGTGCAGCTTCATGTCGAAGATCTCGGCGACCACCTCGCCGGGCGTGAGCGCCGTGACGATGCCAAGACGCGGTGGGCCGAACTTCACCCGGCCTATCAAGGACTGGCGGCCAAGGTCAGTTGACGACATCATTGGCGGCCAGAGCCGCGCGGGCCAGCCTCGTCAGGCGTCGGCGAATGCACGCAACTCCAGGACGCCAAAGGCTGCGACGGGATGTTTGGCCGCGACTTCTAGCGCCTCGTTGAGGTCGGCGCAGTCGAGAAGGTTGAAGCCGCTGACCTGCACGTCTGAGTCTGTGGCTGGGCCGTTCTCGCGCACGACGTTACCGTCGCGCACGCGGACCGTTGCGGCCTCGCTTGCGGGCTCGAGGACATGCCCTTCAAGCCGAACGCCGCGTCCGTCCATCTCCTCGATCCACGCGCTGACGGCGTCGGGGATAGCTGCTCGCTGCTCTGGGCTTAGCTCGACGGTGCGGTCTGGATAGATGGAGAGGATGAACTTCATCTTGGGCCCCCTCGTCTAAGGTCGTTGTCCGAAGCTTGACCCCGAGCCACCGCGGGAATCATCGGGGACGCGACGCTCGCCTGGGCCAGTGTTCGCGAATGTCACCAGAATCGGGAAGACTTTGAATAGTGCCTCGGAGCTTGCGCGCATGGCTCCTCAACGCGCTCGGGATCGCGCTGCTGGTCGGCGCGCTACTCATCAGTGAACGCGGAGGACTCTGGACGTTCGCCCTCCCCGGCTTCCTCGTCGTCCTCCTGATACTGGCGCTTCTCTATCGGCGACAACGCCGCGGCAGCGAGTGAGGCTTCAGCCGAGTCGCATGGGCCAGCGTGCGGGAATGTCACCAGAGCCGGTTGGGTGTACCGGAAACTACTCCGCGAAGGGAGACCGGGCGCGGCTGAGTCTTCCGTCGTACTCTCGCCAGAATTCCTCGTACAGTTGCCGCTCGTAGTCGTCCGCGGGCGTCTTCTCGGTACCGACGAAGGGCTCCTTTGCCTTCTCCGCGAACGCGACGACTTGAAGTCGATACCCGTCCTCGGCGAGTTCGACCTCGAGCCCGGGGAAGCGGATGGCCTCGGTCTCGTCGACGGTGTCGAACCTTGCGACGTCGCGTAGACGCACCCGTCCACCAAGATGGGTGACGGACCAGTCGACCCCGATCGGGCAGGTCAGCATCTCGATCATTCCGCAGTGGAGGATGAGCCGATCGGCGACCCGCCGGTCGGGTGAGTGATCCGATTCGAGTGTGCGAAGGAGAGCGAGTGCGCTCGTGCTGATCGTCCACCAATCGGCGAGCTCGCCCGGCTCGGCCTCGCCGGAGACGATCACCTGACCGCCGATCTCGAGCCGGATGTCACCGTGCGAGCAGAGGTCGGCCGGAGCTACCTCTAGCTCCGGATCGATCCACCCCTGCCTCTTTATCTCGATCTCGAAGCCCGCACTCGTCATTCGCCCACACTAGGGTGGGTGGCAAAGCGAGACAAGACCGGCAGTGGCCGAGTTACTTCCTCGGGTGGTAGCGGGCTCACCTGGGCGAGTGTTCCGGAATGACCCCTGACTGCCAAGCCGACTTGCGGCGGCGACAGAGGTCGTCAGATAGCGCTGGCGTTGTCGGGTGCGGAGGCTGAATAGGTATCCCAGGCACCCGGCACCCCTTTGAGGCTGCGCCGACCGCGGTCCGCGAAGACGAGCCCCGAGCCGACCACGAGGTCCCTGACCGTGCTAGTCACGAGCACATCACCGGGTTCGGCCTCCGCCGCGACCCGTGCGCCGATGTGGACGGCGAGCCCGCGAACCGCTGCCCCATCGAGCTCGACCTCGCCGGTGTGGACGCCGACCCGTACGTCGAAGCCGAGAGCGCCGGCGTCGTCGCAGATCGTGAGGCCACAGCGAACGGCACGGGCTGGGCCGTCGAAGACGGCGAAGAAGCCGTCGCCTGCGACGTCGACCTCGCGCCCGCGAAAGCGTCCCAGCAGGGATCGGACGCGCTGGTGGTGCGTCGAGATCAGGTCTCGCCACGCCCGGTCGCCCATCCGTGCAGCGGCCTCGGTCGAGGCGACGACGTCCGTGAAGAGGACGGTCGCCAGGACACGGTCGAAGTCCACCTCGGCGCCGTGCGCGGCGGCGAAGAACCGCTCGACGGGATCGAAGAGCTCGTCCTGATTGCCGGAGAACGGGAAGTGGTCGGCTCCCGGGAGTTCGAGCAGTCGCGCACCGGGGATGTTTGCCGCGAGGTGGCGCGCGCACTCGATCGGCTCCTCC of Candidatus Eisenbacteria bacterium contains these proteins:
- a CDS encoding SRPBCC domain-containing protein, with translation MTSNAGEGGRILGSLGSADGKGIVRMEDRFDAGVDEVWSALTDPSRLVRWYGEVEGDLRRGGEYRARLFASGWEGTGRVEACEPPQRLLVRIRDADEPDENVIEVTLTADGDQTTVVWEERGMPLDLLSAYGAGVQLHVEDLGDHLAGRERRDDAKTRWAELHPAYQGLAAKVS
- a CDS encoding YciI family protein, producing the protein MKFILSIYPDRTVELSPEQRAAIPDAVSAWIEEMDGRGVRLEGHVLEPASEAATVRVRDGNVVRENGPATDSDVQVSGFNLLDCADLNEALEVAAKHPVAAFGVLELRAFADA